CATAAAGATTTTGCAAAGAAGAACTAAGTCCTAAAGCATAATTATGCAAAGTGATATCTTTATCTTCAAGACCTACTCTAAGTCCGTTTTTTACTACGCTATTGCTACCACCTAGTAAAACTATATCCATTCAAGTTCTTTCTTTTATAAAAATTTATTCATTTTATAAAATATTATTTAATAGATAATTTCAGAGTAAAAATCTCCATTAAACCTTTTAAATTAAGCATTTGACAAAGATAATAACTTTAGATATATTTTTGAATTCATTTTAAACTAGTTTAGGATTTTGATGGATAAAATGTGCCAAAAAAGAGATGTTTTTTATATAGCTGGTTATGATCCTAGAGGATATAGGCATTATTATGCTATGTTTAAAAAAAACTTAGCTTTACAAAATGAACTTTTAAATTATGATTATACTTTATCAAAAGCTCAAGTTAATACATATGTTTTTTGGCAAATTCAAACTCCGCATACAAACACTACTTATACTTTTTTAAGCTGGAATGATATAGTTAAAAAAAACTGGTCAGAGGGCATTAAAGACGCCTTGAGTGATTGTTATGATGTTTTTAGAATTTTTATTATAACAGGGCTTTTTATAAAATTTGGTAAAGAATCCCCTTATCAGCTTATTACAGGTTATTACCCATTTTTTTATGTGCTTTTGAGTTTGATTTTTACTTTATTTTGTGCTTTTGGAAGTTTATTTTATTTGCAAAATTTTCATATAATTTTTGGCATTTTAGCTTTTATTGCGTGTTTAGTGTTTTTACCAAAAATGCTTTATAGATTAGGAAAAAAATTAGCTGTTTTTTGGATAGCTAGAATTTGCTCTTTTTGTGCTAATTGGGAGAAAAATTCTCAAGGTGAGCTTGAATTAAGAATGGATGATTTTGCTAGAGTTATCTTTGAAAAACTAAAAGAAAATGAAAATGATAAAAACTACGAACTCATCTTAAGTGCACATAGTGTAGGAACGGTGCTTTGTATAAATGTTTTAGCTAAAGTGTTAAAAAAATGTGAAAAAGAAAATATCTCTTTTAAAAATTTAAAAATTTTAACCTTAGGTGAATGTATACCTTTAGTAAGTTATCAAAAAATATCTTATGATTTTAAAAAAGATTTAGAGTATTTAGGAAGTAAAAATTTAATATGGTATGATTTTACTTCTATTATCGATGGGGCTTGTTTTGCACAGGTTGATTTCATACGCACAAGTGGAGTAAAAGCACAATTTAGTCCAAGATACCTTTCGGCTAAATTTCATACCTTATACACAAAGCAAGATTATAAAAAAATCAAAAGAGACAAATATAAAGCACATTTTTTGTATTTGTTTGCTACACAAATTCAAGGAGTGTATAATTTTTTTGAATTTATTATAGGGAAAAATAAGCTAGAAGAAAAAATCAAATAGGAGGTAAACATCATGGGGCAATGTCCATTTCATCCAAAACCTTATAAAAACAAAGCTTCCACGCTAACTACTTTTTTATTAAAAAGAAGATCATGGCTTGATGGACTTTATGATCGTAGTTATAAAATGATGATGGGTAGAGTTAAAATGCCTGGATTTGATCTTTATGTAGTAAATGATCCAAAAGAAGTAAGACGCATTATGATAGATGAGGTTAGAGAATATCCAAAAAGCCAACTCTTGCATGAGCTTTTAGAGCCACTTTTAGGTGTAAGTATTTTCACTACAAACGATAGAGTGTGGGAAAAACAAAGAGAACTTTTAAGACCTTCTTTTGAAATGACAAGGATTTCTAAGGTTTTTAATTTGATGAGTGAAGCTGCTGCTGACATGATGGCAAGATTTGCAAAATATGAAGATAAAGCGATTATAGAAGTAGATGAGGCTATGACTTTTGTAACTGCAGATGTGATTTTTAGAACTATCATGTCTTCAAAACTTGATGAACAAAAAGGTAAACTTGTTTTAGATGCTTTTGTAACTGTGCAAGAAGAAACCGTTAAAACTGCTATGCGAAGAATGTTTCGCTTTCCAACTTGGCTTTCAAATCTTTTAGGAGAAAGAAAAAGACTTAAAGCAGGTGGAGTTATACGCAAGGTTTTATCAGATATTATAAAACCAAGATATGATAATGCAATAAATGATCAAGGAAAATATGAAGATATTTTGTCTTCATTACTTATGGTAGTAGATGCAGATACAAATGAGAGATTTTCTTTTAATGAAATTTTAGATCAAGTTGCCATGCTTTTCTTAGCAGGCCATGAAACTACTGCAAGTTCGCTAACTTGGACGCTTTATATTTTAAGTATTTCGCCAAAAGAGCAGCAAAAAGCTTATGAAGAAATCATGCAAATTGCAGGTAATGATGAGTTTAAAATAGAACATATTAAAGCGATGAAATATTTAACAAATGTATTTAAAGAAAGTTTAAGACTATACCCACCAGTTGGATTTTTTGCTAGAGAAGCAAGAAATGAAAGCAAAATGAGAGATAAACTTATAAAAAAAGGTTCTGGTGTAGTAGTGGCTCCATGGCTCATTCACAGGCATGATAATTTTTGGGAAAATCCACATGAGTTTGATCCAACTCGCCATGAAGATAAAAGTAAGATTAAAAAAGACACTTATATGCCTTTTGGTATGGGAGAGCGTGTGTGTATAGGTCAAGGTTTTGCTATGCAAGAAGCAATTTTGATTTTAGCTAATATTTTAAGGACTTATAAGTTAGAATTACAAGAGAATTTTGTGCCTGATATTGTAGGAAGACTTACTATAAGATCAGCTAATGGTATGAATATAAGATTTATAAAAAGGCAAAAATGAAAGAAAAATTAGCAGGAACCATACTACTTTGTGCTATTGTTCCTTTGGCAGTGATTAGTTATCTTTTTATAGTTGTAGTAGGAACCTTTGGAAACCCTGCTAGGGTTAGACAAGGTGTGAGGGCACTTGATCATTTTGTTAATGCTACTTTGTTTAATGGCTATGCTTGGGAGTCTTTATCATCTCATGCTTGGAGAGAACGCGATAAAAGATGGGCTAAAATAGTCATAAAAATCACAGATTTTTTTGACAAAAATCACTGCCAAAAGGCTAACAAAAGAGAGCAACCTATAGTGGATTTAGTTTTAGAAAGAAAGCTTACCGAACAAACCGTCGGTAAGCAACTTTAATTTTCTCCAAACAAGGCTTTAAGATTTTTAAATGCTTCTTCTTGATTGCTAGTTTTGTCTTTTGCATTTACTTCGTTTAATTCTATTTCATAACCAAGTAGCATACTAGCTAAGCGTATGTTAATTCCGCTTTTTCCTATGGCTTTGCTTTTTTGCTCGCTATTTAGTGTTACTATGGCTTTTTTATCTTCTATATTAACTGAGTTTATAATAGCAGGAGCTAAGCTTCTCGTGATTAAAATTGCCATTTCACTAGAATACTCTATACAATCAATATTTTCATTTTTTAACTCTTTACTTACTGCATTAATCCTAACTCCTTTTATGCCTACGGTTGCTCCAACTGCATCAACGCTTGGGCTATTAGCTTGCAAGATGATTTTTGCTCTTTCACCTGGAATTCTTGCACTTGCATAAATATTTATAAGACCATCTTTGATTTCAGGAACTTCAGCTTTTAACAAAGCTTCTAAAAATTTAGGACTAGTTCTACTAAGTTCCATTCTCATACCTGATTTATCAATATAAACATGTCTAATTACAGCCTTAATCACATCACCTACTTTAAATTTTTCACCTTTGATACGATTTTTTCTTGGTAAATATGCGCGAAATTCATCAATTTCTACATAAGTATTTTCTTCATTATCTACCCTTACAACACTACCAAAAACCATATGCCCTACCATTTTTTGGTATTTTTCATAGATTTTTTCTTCTAAAAGTTTTTGTATGTTGTATTCTAATTCTTTATGTAATATATTTGCTGCAGTGCGTCCTAAATTTTCTAAAGAACATTCATAAGTTAACTCATCGCCAACTTCTACATCTTTTGCTTCAGTTTTTGCTTTACTTAGAGCGATAAAATGTTCATTTTCATTTTCCAATCTTTCATCATTATCAGCTACAACAATGATTTTTTGGTAAAGCTGTAAATTTTTTCCTGAATCAACAAAAAATTCATATTTATCACCATAAATTTTTTTTGCAGTGTTAATAAGTGCTTTTTTAACTCTTTCTCTTACATCTTCTATTTGCAAATTTTTCTCATTAGCAATGGATTCTATTATATCTGTGATTTTTTCCATAATAACAATACAACCTTAATTTTGGATTTTTAAATTTTGAAGAATAAAATTATATCTTTAATAAGTTTAATTAAAAGTAAAATTTGTTATAATTTCAGATTAAAAAAACTTGAGGATGATGATATGGATTTAAAAATAGCAAGAACCTCTGTTGATGAAAAGCCAAAAAGCATAAGTTTAGA
The genomic region above belongs to Campylobacter peloridis LMG 23910 and contains:
- a CDS encoding DUF829 domain-containing protein, producing MDKMCQKRDVFYIAGYDPRGYRHYYAMFKKNLALQNELLNYDYTLSKAQVNTYVFWQIQTPHTNTTYTFLSWNDIVKKNWSEGIKDALSDCYDVFRIFIITGLFIKFGKESPYQLITGYYPFFYVLLSLIFTLFCAFGSLFYLQNFHIIFGILAFIACLVFLPKMLYRLGKKLAVFWIARICSFCANWEKNSQGELELRMDDFARVIFEKLKENENDKNYELILSAHSVGTVLCINVLAKVLKKCEKENISFKNLKILTLGECIPLVSYQKISYDFKKDLEYLGSKNLIWYDFTSIIDGACFAQVDFIRTSGVKAQFSPRYLSAKFHTLYTKQDYKKIKRDKYKAHFLYLFATQIQGVYNFFEFIIGKNKLEEKIK
- a CDS encoding cytochrome P450, which encodes MGQCPFHPKPYKNKASTLTTFLLKRRSWLDGLYDRSYKMMMGRVKMPGFDLYVVNDPKEVRRIMIDEVREYPKSQLLHELLEPLLGVSIFTTNDRVWEKQRELLRPSFEMTRISKVFNLMSEAAADMMARFAKYEDKAIIEVDEAMTFVTADVIFRTIMSSKLDEQKGKLVLDAFVTVQEETVKTAMRRMFRFPTWLSNLLGERKRLKAGGVIRKVLSDIIKPRYDNAINDQGKYEDILSSLLMVVDADTNERFSFNEILDQVAMLFLAGHETTASSLTWTLYILSISPKEQQKAYEEIMQIAGNDEFKIEHIKAMKYLTNVFKESLRLYPPVGFFAREARNESKMRDKLIKKGSGVVVAPWLIHRHDNFWENPHEFDPTRHEDKSKIKKDTYMPFGMGERVCIGQGFAMQEAILILANILRTYKLELQENFVPDIVGRLTIRSANGMNIRFIKRQK
- a CDS encoding membrane protein, encoding MKEKLAGTILLCAIVPLAVISYLFIVVVGTFGNPARVRQGVRALDHFVNATLFNGYAWESLSSHAWRERDKRWAKIVIKITDFFDKNHCQKANKREQPIVDLVLERKLTEQTVGKQL
- the nusA gene encoding transcription termination factor NusA: MEKITDIIESIANEKNLQIEDVRERVKKALINTAKKIYGDKYEFFVDSGKNLQLYQKIIVVADNDERLENENEHFIALSKAKTEAKDVEVGDELTYECSLENLGRTAANILHKELEYNIQKLLEEKIYEKYQKMVGHMVFGSVVRVDNEENTYVEIDEFRAYLPRKNRIKGEKFKVGDVIKAVIRHVYIDKSGMRMELSRTSPKFLEALLKAEVPEIKDGLINIYASARIPGERAKIILQANSPSVDAVGATVGIKGVRINAVSKELKNENIDCIEYSSEMAILITRSLAPAIINSVNIEDKKAIVTLNSEQKSKAIGKSGINIRLASMLLGYEIELNEVNAKDKTSNQEEAFKNLKALFGEN